Proteins encoded by one window of uncultured Campylobacter sp.:
- the modB gene encoding molybdate ABC transporter permease subunit, which yields MFEILKGLDYTPFLVSLKLASLTTLALFIICVPLAFFMARKNFRGKSVIESIISLPLVLPPSVLGFYLLVFLSPYSVPGEFFDKHFGLRLVFNFSGLVIASCIYSLPFMFSPLVSGFRSLPRSLFWACDSLGKGYFSKLFRVALPAIRHSLLSALVICFAHTMGEFGVVLMIGGSVSEQTKVASIAIYEATEMLDFAQAHAYSALMILFSFAVLLIMHFLGAKGAKIQA from the coding sequence ATGTTTGAAATTCTAAAGGGGCTCGATTACACGCCGTTTCTCGTTTCATTAAAGCTTGCCAGCTTGACGACGCTCGCGTTGTTTATCATCTGCGTGCCGCTCGCATTTTTTATGGCGAGAAAAAATTTCCGCGGCAAAAGCGTGATCGAATCGATCATCTCGCTTCCGCTCGTGCTGCCACCTTCGGTGCTAGGCTTTTACCTACTCGTTTTTTTATCGCCGTATTCGGTGCCGGGGGAGTTTTTCGACAAACACTTCGGGCTTAGGCTCGTATTTAATTTCAGCGGGCTCGTGATTGCTAGCTGTATCTACTCGCTACCGTTTATGTTTTCGCCACTGGTTTCGGGCTTTCGTTCGCTTCCGCGTTCGCTTTTTTGGGCGTGCGACTCGCTTGGCAAGGGCTATTTTTCCAAGCTTTTTCGCGTCGCGTTGCCCGCGATACGCCACTCCCTGCTTAGCGCTTTAGTGATCTGCTTTGCGCATACGATGGGCGAGTTTGGCGTCGTGCTGATGATCGGCGGCAGCGTGAGCGAGCAGACCAAGGTCGCTTCCATCGCGATCTACGAGGCGACAGAGATGCTGGATTTTGCGCAGGCTCACGCGTATTCGGCGCTGATGATACTCTTTAGCTTTGCGGTACTTTTGATTATGCATTTTTTGGGCGCAAAGGGCGCGAAAATACAAGCTTAA
- a CDS encoding ATP-binding cassette domain-containing protein translates to MITIDCKKKISDDFSIDARLEINKGSFVCLYGRSGSGKTTLLRILAGFLRADSGSIKDGDRVLQEGNEFLSAGKRRIGFLFQDYALFENMSVTGNLLFARNDPQKAAMLLEILELSEFAKSGVEGLSGGQKQRVALARALMQEPEILLLDEPLSALDFTMREKIQEYLLKIHEQFHQTVILVSHDVSEIYRLCKRVYEMKDGRIVRIGTPEEIFLKTSGSQKFSFAGKIVDLQARDGVKVAVVAIGSQLCEVVLSNAEADGLQVGDEVKAGAKAFNITLRKI, encoded by the coding sequence ATGATAACGATTGATTGTAAGAAAAAAATCAGTGATGATTTCTCGATTGATGCTCGCTTAGAGATTAACAAAGGCTCGTTTGTGTGCCTATATGGGCGCAGCGGCAGCGGTAAGACTACACTGCTGCGCATTTTAGCGGGATTTTTGCGCGCAGATAGCGGTAGCATAAAAGACGGCGATCGCGTGCTACAAGAAGGCAATGAATTCTTAAGTGCGGGCAAGCGCAGGATCGGCTTTTTGTTTCAAGACTACGCACTTTTTGAGAATATGAGCGTGACAGGCAATCTGCTTTTTGCCAGAAACGATCCGCAAAAAGCTGCGATGCTGCTTGAAATTTTAGAGCTTAGCGAGTTTGCAAAATCTGGTGTCGAGGGTCTTAGCGGCGGACAGAAGCAGCGCGTAGCACTTGCTCGCGCACTGATGCAAGAGCCTGAAATTTTGCTACTTGACGAGCCGCTTTCGGCGCTTGATTTTACGATGCGCGAAAAAATCCAAGAGTATTTGCTAAAGATCCACGAGCAGTTTCATCAGACCGTGATTTTGGTAAGCCACGATGTGAGTGAGATTTATAGGCTTTGTAAGCGGGTTTATGAGATGAAGGACGGCAGGATCGTCCGCATCGGTACGCCGGAGGAAATTTTCCTTAAAACTAGCGGCTCACAGAAGTTTTCTTTCGCGGGCAAGATTGTCGATTTGCAAGCACGCGACGGGGTCAAAGTGGCTGTCGTAGCGATCGGCAGCCAGCTGTGCGAAGTGGTGCTAAGCAATGCAGAAGCCGATGGCTTGCAAGTAGGCGATGAGGTCAAAGCGGGTGCCAAAGCCTTTAATATCACTCTGCGTAAAATTTAA
- the modA gene encoding molybdate ABC transporter substrate-binding protein encodes MKLKAVLLGILTAGALSAGEVSVAAAANTTYAFDEIKAEFVKLHPQTTLNVSLGASGALSTQIKNGAPFDVFMAADMKFADDMYKEGFATAPAKTYAKGKVAMFSVRGVDLSKGLEALKDPSVKTISIANPKTAPYGTASVQAFQKVGVYDEIKGKIVEAKSIGEALSQALKASDIGFIAASAMYAPKMAKDGCNDKPCKQGENFVLVDTKLYEPIAQGMVVLNRAKDNAEAKAFYDFILSDKGRAIFAKYGYEF; translated from the coding sequence ATGAAGTTGAAAGCAGTGCTTTTAGGAATTTTAACCGCAGGCGCGCTAAGCGCAGGCGAGGTCAGCGTCGCAGCCGCTGCGAACACGACGTATGCGTTTGACGAGATCAAGGCGGAATTTGTCAAGCTGCATCCGCAAACTACGCTAAATGTGAGCTTGGGTGCGAGCGGTGCGCTTAGCACGCAGATCAAAAACGGCGCTCCGTTTGATGTTTTTATGGCGGCTGATATGAAATTTGCAGACGATATGTATAAAGAGGGCTTTGCGACGGCGCCTGCCAAAACTTACGCCAAAGGCAAAGTGGCGATGTTTAGCGTGCGCGGTGTAGATCTTAGCAAGGGGCTTGAAGCTTTAAAAGACCCTAGCGTTAAAACGATTTCCATAGCAAATCCAAAGACCGCTCCTTACGGCACCGCAAGCGTACAGGCTTTCCAAAAAGTGGGAGTTTACGACGAGATCAAAGGCAAAATCGTAGAAGCAAAATCGATCGGCGAGGCTCTTTCGCAAGCGCTTAAAGCGTCCGACATTGGTTTTATCGCAGCTAGCGCGATGTATGCGCCTAAGATGGCGAAAGACGGCTGCAACGATAAGCCTTGCAAGCAGGGCGAAAATTTCGTTTTGGTCGACACCAAGCTCTACGAGCCAATAGCTCAAGGCATGGTTGTGCTAAACCGCGCCAAAGACAATGCCGAAGCCAAGGCATTTTATGATTTTATCCTAAGCGATAAGGGCAGGGCGATCTTTGCTAAATACGGATACGAGTTTTAA
- a CDS encoding TOBE domain-containing protein — MDAKFALEFLLGNKASLLAKHIKLLKAVDETKSITKAAEIVGVSYKNGWDALNLINNASKKPLIVRTQGTKKNSGSELTPYAHKLIRAYDAISHAGETFLSEILKLDEITEESLLSLEKIGMKLSARNQLSVEITDVQTGAVNSQITAKLAGGEILCATVTVESEKNLGLKVGKDVLFLFKAPSVIIAKGVSEKLKLSTANQIKGTISEVKIGAVNAEICLGTSSHQNITAIITRESATAMALGVGDEVTAIIEPSEIIIGA, encoded by the coding sequence ATGGATGCAAAATTTGCTTTGGAATTCCTGCTTGGCAACAAAGCATCGCTTTTAGCCAAGCACATTAAGCTGCTTAAGGCCGTAGATGAGACTAAAAGTATTACAAAGGCCGCAGAGATCGTAGGAGTGTCGTATAAAAACGGCTGGGACGCGCTAAATTTAATCAACAACGCGAGCAAAAAACCCCTCATCGTCCGCACTCAAGGCACAAAGAAAAATAGCGGCTCCGAGCTTACCCCTTACGCTCACAAGCTGATTCGCGCTTATGATGCTATCAGCCACGCGGGCGAGACGTTTTTGAGTGAAATTTTAAAGCTTGACGAGATTACAGAAGAGAGCCTTTTAAGCTTAGAGAAGATCGGTATGAAGCTTTCTGCGCGAAATCAGCTAAGCGTTGAAATTACGGATGTTCAAACGGGCGCTGTAAATTCTCAAATCACGGCTAAACTTGCAGGTGGCGAAATTTTATGCGCGACGGTAACCGTAGAGAGCGAAAAAAATTTAGGGCTAAAGGTGGGCAAGGATGTGCTGTTTTTATTCAAGGCTCCAAGTGTCATCATCGCTAAAGGAGTCTCGGAGAAGCTAAAACTTAGTACGGCGAATCAAATCAAGGGCACGATTAGCGAGGTCAAAATCGGCGCGGTAAACGCAGAGATCTGTCTAGGCACAAGCTCGCATCAAAACATCACCGCGATCATCACGCGAGAATCTGCCACCGCGATGGCTCTAGGAGTAGGAGATGAAGTAACGGCGATCATCGAGCCTAGCGAGATCATTATTGGCGCGTAA
- a CDS encoding VacJ family lipoprotein: MKFIKILFLAAALALCGCSQKQDVAPSDTDGFDEEFAKREVFDPLSGYNRVMTSFNDVFYSYILTPVASGYDYVMPDPIQGAFSNFFYNILYPMRLVNNLLQGKFENSWDETKRFLINSTVGFGGLNDMAGKYYGISRHDEDFGQTLGYWGVPAGPHIVWPILGQSNLRDTAGLVGDYFSNPINYIKDGTVRNSVNGFRIFNDYSRDPKFYEKMTKDAVDLYPFLRDAYEQNREKLIKE; encoded by the coding sequence TTGAAATTTATAAAAATTCTATTCTTAGCTGCAGCATTGGCACTTTGCGGTTGCTCGCAAAAGCAAGACGTAGCGCCTAGCGATACGGATGGTTTTGATGAGGAGTTCGCCAAGCGTGAGGTTTTCGATCCGCTTAGCGGCTATAACCGCGTTATGACGAGCTTCAACGACGTATTTTACTCATATATACTAACCCCCGTAGCCAGCGGTTACGACTATGTAATGCCCGATCCGATCCAGGGCGCGTTTTCAAATTTTTTCTATAATATTTTATATCCGATGAGGCTCGTAAACAACCTATTGCAGGGTAAATTTGAAAATTCTTGGGACGAGACGAAGCGGTTTTTGATCAATTCGACCGTCGGCTTCGGCGGACTTAACGATATGGCAGGCAAATACTACGGGATTTCGCGCCACGACGAGGATTTCGGGCAAACGCTCGGATATTGGGGCGTGCCGGCAGGTCCTCACATCGTCTGGCCGATCTTAGGACAAAGCAATCTACGCGATACAGCGGGACTTGTCGGAGATTATTTTTCAAACCCGATAAATTATATTAAAGATGGCACCGTTCGAAACTCCGTCAATGGATTTAGAATATTTAATGACTACTCGCGCGATCCGAAATTTTATGAAAAAATGACCAAAGATGCGGTGGATCTATATCCATTTTTACGCGATGCTTACGAGCAAAATCGCGAGAAATTAATAAAGGAATGA
- a CDS encoding ABC transporter substrate-binding protein, which translates to MKILKVLALCGALLISAHAISDADIEPVMSQKVAEAVGIMRSSAPKDAKPAKIFALFDGYFDYKMMAKLSLAKHYASLSPAQIAEFNKAFEAHLKRSFIEKLSLYTDQDMKVLSKQSPSDKRRVLKTQVIGEQKNYDIDFKFYPNGSDWRIYDVDIVGVSLIQTYRSQLGDVTQSLGFDELIKRLNSTVINSGE; encoded by the coding sequence ATGAAAATTTTAAAAGTTCTAGCGCTTTGCGGAGCGCTTTTGATTTCGGCGCACGCTATTAGCGATGCGGATATCGAGCCGGTGATGAGCCAGAAGGTCGCCGAGGCCGTAGGCATTATGCGAAGCAGCGCGCCCAAAGACGCAAAGCCTGCGAAAATTTTTGCGCTTTTTGACGGCTATTTTGATTATAAGATGATGGCAAAGCTCTCACTTGCGAAGCATTACGCGAGCCTTAGCCCCGCGCAGATCGCGGAATTTAATAAAGCTTTCGAGGCGCATCTAAAGCGCTCCTTTATCGAAAAGCTTTCGCTTTATACCGATCAGGATATGAAGGTGCTAAGCAAACAAAGCCCGAGCGATAAGCGCCGCGTGCTAAAAACGCAGGTCATCGGCGAACAGAAAAACTACGACATCGATTTTAAATTTTATCCTAACGGCTCTGATTGGCGCATCTACGATGTCGATATCGTGGGCGTTAGCCTAATCCAAACCTATCGCTCGCAGCTAGGCGACGTAACGCAAAGCTTGGGCTTTGACGAGCTCATAAAGCGGCTAAATTCCACCGTCATCAATAGCGGCGAATAG